A genome region from Clostridium pasteurianum includes the following:
- a CDS encoding DUF881 domain-containing protein, which yields MSNMKRFGSQIGVAFVCCILGFMIAHQLKTINFQNEKQSTGMESTEISEEVNSLSKEKSDLQKKVDELQKQVKGYQNAAANSNSMNKQIVDELNLSNMLTGSVDVTGPGIILVITPQKISTSTGTSEAITGEDLLYLVNELNFSQAEAISINDIRISSMTGIRSSSGGSDIFVGDDRISPYEKITIKAIGDSKLLYSALSYPGVLSSIPSSYKTDYDKHESIKISKSNKVIKFDYAKPVNK from the coding sequence ATGAGCAATATGAAAAGATTTGGTTCACAAATTGGAGTAGCTTTTGTATGCTGTATTCTTGGTTTTATGATAGCTCATCAACTTAAAACTATTAATTTCCAGAATGAAAAACAAAGTACAGGCATGGAAAGTACAGAAATCTCAGAAGAGGTAAATAGTCTAAGTAAAGAAAAAAGTGATTTGCAAAAAAAGGTAGATGAACTTCAAAAACAAGTAAAGGGATATCAAAATGCAGCAGCAAACAGCAATTCTATGAATAAACAAATAGTAGACGAACTTAATTTAAGTAATATGTTAACTGGAAGCGTAGATGTTACTGGACCTGGTATCATACTTGTAATAACGCCTCAAAAAATATCTACATCTACTGGCACCAGTGAGGCAATTACTGGGGAAGATTTGTTATATCTCGTTAATGAATTGAATTTTTCACAAGCAGAGGCTATATCTATTAATGATATAAGAATTAGTTCTATGACTGGTATTAGAAGTTCAAGTGGTGGATCTGACATATTTGTTGGTGATGACAGAATATCTCCATATGAAAAAATAACAATAAAGGCTATAGGAGATAGCAAACTTCTTTATTCGGCACTTTCCTATCCAGGAGTGCTTTCGAGTATACCGTCTAGTTATAAAACAGATTATGATAAACATGAAAGTATTAAAATAAGTAAATCGAATAAAGTTATAAAATTTGATTATGCTAAACCTGTGAATAAATAA
- a CDS encoding small basic family protein: MLAIFGLLIGIIIGVVWNVPIPDKFSPYLSVAIFACLDSVFGAVRAGLDKQFKSDIFMSGFFGNAVLAVALVYLGDKLGLPIYLAAVIVFGTRIFNNFAEIRRKLIEMAKNR; this comes from the coding sequence GTGCTTGCAATTTTTGGATTATTGATTGGTATAATAATAGGGGTCGTATGGAATGTCCCAATTCCTGATAAATTTTCACCATATCTTTCAGTTGCTATTTTTGCATGTTTGGATTCAGTTTTTGGGGCTGTAAGGGCTGGACTTGATAAACAATTTAAATCAGATATATTTATGTCTGGATTTTTTGGAAATGCAGTTTTAGCAGTTGCACTTGTATATTTAGGTGATAAACTTGGACTTCCTATATATTTAGCAGCAGTCATTGTATTTGGTACTAGGATTTTTAACAACTTTGCTGAAATAAGAAGAAAACTCATAGAGATGGCTAAAAATCGCTAA
- a CDS encoding DUF881 domain-containing protein has product MKNNEASIFIFIASVFLGVLISSNMSFGNKQKRVYLNSKQYEDAFRKRSKLLNDVNGLNEQYFALKNDIKDFKKTSKDFDSTRKQIQDELTLDKMELGTIDVNGQGVEIILDDSGNQFAASSKYSDFRQQRGIYQVIHDFDMRAVINDLRCAGAEAISINDQRITSNTEIYCNAEFLLVNGVKVATPFDIKAIGDKARLKSYMMSNGRHLKILEGRSIYVSLKVFNSIKIPAYGGELRHSNVKSK; this is encoded by the coding sequence ATGAAAAACAATGAAGCATCTATATTTATTTTTATCGCTTCCGTATTTTTGGGCGTTCTTATATCATCTAATATGAGTTTTGGTAATAAACAAAAAAGAGTTTATCTTAATTCTAAACAGTATGAGGATGCTTTTAGAAAAAGAAGCAAACTTTTGAACGATGTAAATGGTTTAAATGAACAGTATTTTGCTTTAAAAAATGATATAAAAGATTTTAAAAAAACCAGCAAGGATTTTGATAGCACTAGAAAACAAATTCAGGATGAACTAACTTTAGATAAAATGGAACTTGGAACTATAGATGTAAATGGTCAGGGAGTAGAAATAATTTTAGATGATAGTGGTAATCAGTTTGCTGCAAGTAGTAAATACAGTGATTTTAGACAGCAAAGAGGAATATATCAGGTAATTCATGATTTTGATATGCGTGCTGTAATTAATGATTTAAGGTGTGCAGGAGCAGAAGCTATTTCTATTAATGATCAGAGAATTACAAGCAATACTGAAATATATTGCAATGCTGAGTTTTTACTTGTAAATGGTGTTAAGGTAGCAACTCCTTTTGATATAAAGGCTATAGGAGACAAAGCTAGACTTAAATCTTATATGATGTCGAATGGAAGACATCTTAAAATATTAGAAGGAAGAAGTATATATGTAAGTCTAAAAGTTTTTAATAGTATCAAAATTCCTGCATATGGTGGTGAGCTTAGACATTCAAATGTTAAATCCAAATAA
- a CDS encoding YggS family pyridoxal phosphate-dependent enzyme — protein sequence MSITSNLENVRKKIPKEVTLVAVSKTKPIEDIKEAYEQGVRDFGENKVQELMDKYDKVGKGIRWHLIGHLQVNKVKYIVGKVFLIHSLDSVKLLKEIEKRYSKANLTADVLIEINIGREENKTGILEEDLNELLEECQKCNNVKVKGLMAVIPIGDEDSNRNYFRKMKSIFENLKNRNFENIEMKYLSMGMTHDYEVAISEGANIVRVGEGIFGKRNYNKI from the coding sequence ATGAGTATAACTTCTAACTTAGAAAATGTAAGAAAAAAAATCCCTAAAGAAGTTACTCTTGTAGCTGTATCTAAAACCAAACCTATTGAAGACATTAAGGAAGCATACGAGCAGGGTGTAAGGGATTTTGGTGAAAATAAAGTTCAAGAGCTAATGGATAAGTATGATAAAGTTGGCAAAGGTATAAGATGGCATTTAATAGGACATCTTCAGGTAAACAAGGTAAAGTACATAGTGGGGAAAGTTTTTTTAATACATTCTCTTGATAGTGTAAAACTTTTAAAGGAAATAGAAAAAAGATATTCAAAGGCAAATTTAACAGCTGATGTTCTTATAGAAATCAACATAGGTAGAGAAGAGAATAAAACTGGAATTCTAGAAGAAGATTTAAATGAGCTGCTAGAAGAATGCCAAAAATGTAATAATGTAAAAGTGAAAGGATTGATGGCCGTAATACCTATAGGTGACGAAGATAGTAATAGAAATTATTTTAGAAAAATGAAAAGTATTTTTGAAAATTTGAAAAATAGAAATTTTGAAAATATTGAAATGAAATATTTGTCTATGGGTATGACACATGATTATGAGGTCGCAATATCAGAAGGCGCAAACATTGTCAGAGTCGGAGAAGGAATATTTGGAAAAAGAAATTATAATAAAATTTAG
- a CDS encoding cell division protein SepF: MASKVLNKVMGIIGLNDEDFDDYEEDEIEEDSAVRENAYEYEEKANNKNNNGKVVNIHTASSVKVVIVKPKDYDEATQICDDLKNRKIVVVNVTELEPKTAQRLLDFMGGASYVLNGELLEVDKGVYLLSPSNVDISRDFKNDLASKSIFNWSK; the protein is encoded by the coding sequence ATGGCAAGTAAGGTTTTAAACAAAGTTATGGGAATAATAGGACTTAATGATGAAGATTTTGATGATTATGAGGAAGATGAAATTGAAGAAGATTCAGCAGTAAGGGAAAATGCTTATGAGTATGAGGAAAAGGCAAATAACAAAAACAATAATGGCAAGGTTGTAAATATACATACAGCTTCTTCAGTTAAAGTTGTCATTGTAAAGCCTAAAGATTATGATGAAGCTACTCAAATTTGTGATGACTTGAAGAACAGAAAAATAGTTGTAGTCAATGTCACTGAATTAGAACCAAAAACTGCACAGAGACTTCTTGATTTTATGGGAGGAGCAAGTTATGTTTTAAATGGTGAGCTTTTAGAGGTTGATAAGGGAGTTTACTTATTATCTCCTTCAAATGTTGATATATCAAGAGATTTTAAAAATGATTTAGCAAGTAAAAGTATATTTAACTGGTCTAAATAG
- a CDS encoding YggT family protein has translation MFILVKAINSIITILQWFIVADCILSFIPGDSLYDIREIVGRVTSPFLMPFRRLQQRIIPGLMIDFSPIFAWALLSLIQRIVVNVLL, from the coding sequence ATGTTTATACTCGTTAAAGCAATCAATAGCATAATAACAATTTTGCAGTGGTTTATTGTAGCTGATTGTATATTATCTTTTATACCAGGGGATTCTTTATATGATATAAGAGAAATTGTCGGAAGAGTAACATCACCATTTTTGATGCCTTTTAGAAGGTTACAACAAAGAATTATACCTGGGCTTATGATTGATTTTTCGCCTATTTTTGCTTGGGCTTTACTCAGTTTAATTCAGAGGATTGTTGTTAATGTTTTATTATGA
- a CDS encoding DivIVA domain-containing protein, which yields MDVRLTPMDINTKEFRKTLRGYDPDEVDQFLDQVSDNYEQLYKENSEFKEKVSALKEKLSHYEKIEETIQNTLILAQNAAEQAKESAKKESDLILKNANDTAQKIIDKANTDVIKINDDYDNVKQQFMRFRAKYRNFMNSQLDMFNSLESDFESNYNVSDSEGISEKEIESKNSEKVEMSVENDTDVNDDDKSFADDLEEVKKFFVK from the coding sequence ATGGATGTAAGATTAACGCCAATGGATATAAATACTAAAGAATTTAGAAAAACGTTAAGAGGATATGATCCTGATGAGGTTGACCAATTTTTAGATCAGGTTTCAGATAATTATGAGCAGCTTTATAAAGAAAATTCAGAGTTTAAGGAAAAAGTTTCAGCATTAAAGGAAAAGCTATCTCATTATGAAAAAATTGAAGAAACAATACAGAATACTTTAATTTTAGCTCAAAATGCAGCAGAACAAGCAAAGGAATCTGCTAAAAAAGAAAGTGATTTGATTCTTAAAAATGCTAATGATACTGCTCAAAAAATAATTGATAAAGCTAATACGGATGTAATAAAAATAAATGATGATTATGATAATGTTAAGCAGCAGTTTATGAGATTTAGAGCAAAGTATAGAAATTTTATGAATTCGCAGCTTGATATGTTTAATTCACTTGAGAGTGATTTTGAAAGCAATTATAATGTCTCTGACTCTGAAGGCATAAGTGAAAAGGAAATTGAGAGTAAAAATAGTGAAAAAGTGGAAATGTCAGTAGAAAATGATACTGATGTTAATGATGACGATAAGAGTTTTGCAGATGATTTAGAGGAAGTAAAGAAGTTTTTCGTTAAATAG
- a CDS encoding 5'-methylthioadenosine/adenosylhomocysteine nucleosidase — MNIGIIGAMDEELKLLLSEMELEKKEEKANMTFNSGKLMGKNVVVVRCGIGKVNAAICTQVLADDFHVDYVINVGVAGGIGKDILPGDIVIADSLVEHDMDASAFGDKVGQIPRMDTFDFKCDTKLIKTAKKVCDKFDTQKAYIGRIATGDQFVADIDKIRWLNSEFGAVACEMEGGSIAHTAYLNKIPFVVIRSISDNANNGAHMDYEKFLPIAIKNSSTILKNMISLL, encoded by the coding sequence ATGAATATAGGAATTATAGGAGCTATGGATGAGGAGTTAAAGCTTCTTTTAAGTGAAATGGAACTTGAAAAAAAAGAAGAGAAAGCCAATATGACTTTTAATTCTGGTAAATTAATGGGAAAAAATGTAGTTGTAGTAAGATGTGGAATTGGAAAAGTTAATGCAGCAATATGTACACAAGTATTAGCTGATGATTTTCATGTTGATTATGTAATAAATGTTGGAGTTGCCGGTGGAATTGGAAAAGATATTCTTCCAGGAGATATTGTTATAGCAGATAGTTTAGTAGAGCACGATATGGATGCATCAGCTTTTGGAGATAAAGTTGGACAAATACCTAGAATGGATACTTTTGATTTTAAATGCGATACTAAACTTATTAAAACAGCTAAAAAAGTATGTGATAAATTTGATACTCAAAAAGCTTATATTGGAAGAATTGCAACAGGCGATCAATTTGTTGCAGATATAGATAAAATCAGATGGCTTAATAGTGAATTTGGTGCTGTAGCATGTGAAATGGAAGGTGGAAGCATAGCTCATACTGCATATTTAAATAAAATACCATTTGTTGTAATAAGATCTATATCTGATAATGCAAATAATGGTGCACACATGGATTATGAAAAATTTTTGCCAATTGCCATAAAGAATTCATCTACAATATTAAAGAATATGATTAGTTTGTTATAA
- a CDS encoding TraR/DksA C4-type zinc finger protein, translating into MDSDKLEHFKNKLINEKENINKIILEMKKNETIDSKSEIASELSFYDNHPSDLASEFNDIARGMAFRKNEEDLLNKINGALERIENNEYGVCQICGKPISEERLSFVPYAENCINCQNKLNDSKPREKNDRAPEEDVLGYPFYDGNLRSGFDLEDSYEKVQEFDKIEKCDEFNDDDSEDEGYVEPIEKISNLQYKNQLPD; encoded by the coding sequence ATGGATAGTGATAAGCTTGAGCATTTTAAAAATAAACTTATAAATGAAAAAGAGAACATAAACAAAATTATTTTAGAAATGAAAAAAAATGAAACGATAGATTCTAAAAGTGAAATAGCATCTGAATTATCTTTTTATGACAATCATCCTTCTGATCTAGCTTCTGAATTTAATGATATTGCACGAGGGATGGCATTTAGAAAAAATGAAGAGGATTTACTTAATAAAATTAATGGTGCTTTAGAGCGTATAGAAAATAATGAATATGGTGTTTGTCAAATTTGTGGTAAACCTATAAGTGAAGAGAGGCTTAGTTTTGTACCATATGCTGAAAATTGCATAAATTGTCAAAACAAATTGAATGATTCGAAGCCAAGAGAAAAAAATGATAGAGCACCAGAAGAAGATGTTTTGGGATATCCATTTTATGATGGTAATCTTAGAAGTGGATTTGATTTAGAGGATAGTTATGAGAAGGTTCAGGAATTTGATAAAATAGAAAAATGTGATGAATTTAATGATGATGATAGTGAAGACGAAGGCTATGTTGAGCCAATAGAGAAGATAAGTAATCTTCAATATAAAAATCAGTTGCCAGATTAA
- the lspA gene encoding signal peptidase II has translation MEILIIVAGILVDRLTKFWAVTKLKKVQEIVVIKNFFDLNYVQNRGAAWGIFGGKTVILSIITALILIGIIGYVIKYRPKNMFLRAALSLIIAGAIGNLFDRIYYKYVVDLFSVHYKDIYYYPVFNVADICVVIGTIILAVYIIRDDKKHGKV, from the coding sequence GTGGAGATACTTATAATAGTAGCAGGTATTTTAGTAGACAGATTAACTAAGTTTTGGGCTGTAACAAAGCTTAAGAAAGTTCAAGAGATAGTAGTAATTAAAAATTTTTTTGACTTGAATTATGTACAAAATAGGGGGGCTGCCTGGGGTATCTTTGGAGGAAAAACGGTGATCCTTTCTATAATTACTGCTTTAATTTTAATAGGTATTATAGGATATGTTATAAAATATAGACCTAAAAATATGTTTTTAAGAGCTGCTTTAAGTTTAATTATTGCAGGGGCCATTGGAAACTTATTTGATAGGATTTATTATAAATATGTGGTGGATTTATTCTCAGTTCATTATAAAGACATTTATTACTATCCAGTTTTTAATGTTGCAGATATATGTGTTGTTATAGGTACAATAATTCTGGCAGTATATATTATAAGGGATGATAAAAAGCATGGAAAAGTTTAA
- a CDS encoding RluA family pseudouridine synthase: MEKFNFTTEESNDNERIDVYLSSKFTDISRSYIQELIKKKSAIVNGKIVKSNHKLKAGDNITFEFPDNEELKVDAEDIPLDIVYEDSDIIVVNKQQGMVVHPAPGNYSGTLVNALLYHCNDLSGINGVLRPGIVHRIDKDTSGVIVVAKNDAAHKKLAYQLKEHSMNRVYKALVEGIIKEDEGIVDKPLGRHPVERIKIAVVKNGRKAVTHYKVIERYKNNTLVECKLETGRTHQIRVHMAYIGHPLVGDPVYGYKKQRFNLNGQMLHAQKLGFVHPRTGKYVEFNSKLPAYFERIIGILKNELK, translated from the coding sequence ATGGAAAAGTTTAATTTTACTACAGAAGAGAGTAATGATAATGAGAGAATTGATGTGTATCTATCTTCAAAGTTTACTGATATATCGAGATCGTATATTCAGGAATTAATTAAAAAGAAAAGTGCAATTGTTAACGGTAAAATTGTAAAAAGCAATCATAAGCTAAAAGCGGGAGATAATATAACATTTGAATTTCCCGATAATGAAGAACTTAAAGTAGATGCTGAAGATATACCTTTAGATATAGTTTATGAAGACAGTGATATAATTGTAGTTAATAAACAGCAGGGGATGGTTGTGCATCCAGCACCGGGTAATTACAGTGGAACTCTTGTAAATGCTTTACTATATCATTGTAATGATTTGTCTGGAATAAATGGAGTTTTAAGGCCTGGTATTGTACATAGAATTGATAAAGATACTTCAGGGGTAATTGTCGTAGCTAAGAATGATGCTGCGCACAAAAAACTTGCATATCAGCTTAAAGAACATTCTATGAATAGAGTATATAAAGCTCTTGTTGAGGGAATTATAAAAGAAGATGAAGGAATAGTTGATAAACCACTTGGAAGGCATCCTGTTGAAAGAATAAAAATTGCAGTTGTTAAGAATGGAAGAAAGGCAGTTACCCATTATAAGGTGATTGAAAGGTATAAAAATAATACTCTTGTAGAATGCAAGCTTGAAACAGGGAGAACTCATCAGATAAGAGTTCATATGGCGTATATTGGGCACCCATTAGTAGGAGATCCTGTATATGGTTACAAAAAGCAAAGATTCAATTTAAATGGACAAATGCTTCATGCCCAAAAATTAGGGTTTGTTCATCCAAGGACTGGAAAATATGTGGAGTTTAATAGCAAACTACCTGCATATTTTGAAAGAATCATAGGTATTTTGAAAAATGAATTGAAATAA
- the pyrR gene encoding bifunctional pyr operon transcriptional regulator/uracil phosphoribosyltransferase PyrR, with amino-acid sequence MNLKAKILDDKAIKRTLTRIAHEIIEKNKGVDDVILVGIKRRGIPIANRIADIIEEIEGKRVLVGNVDITFYRDDLTTVSDKPIVSNEEVKIQVKEKIVILVDDVLYTGRTCRAAIEAIMDLGRPKMIQLAVLIDRGHRELPIRADYVGKNVPTSKSEMISVNVKEMDKEDSVDIYEL; translated from the coding sequence ATGAATTTAAAAGCAAAGATTTTAGATGACAAAGCAATAAAAAGAACACTGACTAGAATAGCACATGAAATTATAGAAAAGAACAAGGGTGTAGATGATGTAATATTGGTTGGAATAAAGAGAAGAGGTATTCCAATAGCTAATAGAATAGCTGATATAATAGAGGAAATAGAAGGAAAAAGAGTTTTAGTAGGAAATGTTGACATAACTTTTTACAGAGATGATTTAACTACTGTAAGTGACAAGCCTATAGTAAGCAATGAAGAAGTTAAAATACAAGTCAAAGAAAAAATAGTAATACTTGTCGATGATGTTCTTTATACAGGAAGAACATGTAGAGCTGCCATAGAAGCTATAATGGATTTAGGAAGACCTAAGATGATACAGCTTGCAGTTTTAATTGATAGAGGACACAGAGAACTTCCAATAAGGGCAGATTATGTTGGAAAGAATGTACCTACTTCAAAAAGTGAAATGATATCAGTTAATGTTAAGGAAATGGACAAAGAAGATTCAGTAGATATTTATGAATTATAA
- the uraA gene encoding uracil permease codes for MKNYIDVEEKLPIVKTIPLSFQHLFAMVGSTILVPILTHMNPSIGLFCSGVGTLLYILCTKAKLPAYIGSSFAFIVPMTTAAAAYGSNAMLSGVIAAGIVYVIVSTIIRFVGSNWLDKVLPPVVVGSVVIVIGLSLAGSAIGWAGLGSNSAIPANVPKWAWITVSMVTLAVGVIGSMYFKGFLGVIPILISMICGYLLALALGVMPDKAIHAIMSAKLIQVPAFMAPKFNINAMIIMAPVSFVTIAEHIGHIYVTNNVVGRDFTKDPGLHRSLLGDGLATIFAGFVGGPPNTTYGENIGVMAITRVYSVWVIGIAGVIAIILSFIGPIAAIIINMPQPVMGGVSILLFGIIASSGYRIFVDEKIDFSLKRNLMITSVMIVLGVGGASLNFKLGNSPVVISGVALSAIVGIVLNLILPEKSLSEQ; via the coding sequence TTGAAAAACTATATCGACGTAGAAGAAAAATTACCAATAGTTAAAACAATACCACTCAGCTTTCAGCATTTATTTGCTATGGTTGGATCAACTATTTTAGTTCCAATTTTAACACACATGAATCCATCAATAGGACTCTTTTGCAGTGGAGTTGGAACTTTACTGTATATTTTATGTACTAAAGCAAAATTACCAGCATACATAGGCTCGTCCTTTGCATTTATAGTACCGATGACTACAGCTGCTGCCGCTTATGGCTCTAATGCAATGCTTTCAGGAGTTATTGCAGCAGGTATCGTTTATGTAATAGTCTCAACAATAATAAGGTTTGTGGGAAGCAATTGGCTAGATAAGGTATTGCCTCCTGTAGTAGTTGGCTCTGTTGTAATAGTAATAGGACTTAGTTTAGCAGGAAGTGCAATTGGTTGGGCAGGGCTTGGTTCAAATTCTGCAATACCAGCTAATGTTCCTAAGTGGGCATGGATAACAGTTTCTATGGTTACATTAGCAGTTGGAGTAATAGGAAGCATGTATTTTAAAGGTTTCCTAGGAGTAATTCCAATACTTATATCAATGATATGTGGATATCTACTTGCTCTAGCATTAGGTGTTATGCCAGATAAAGCAATACATGCTATAATGTCAGCTAAGCTAATTCAAGTACCAGCATTTATGGCGCCTAAGTTTAATATAAATGCTATGATAATTATGGCACCAGTTTCCTTTGTAACTATAGCTGAACATATAGGTCATATATATGTAACTAACAATGTAGTAGGAAGAGATTTTACCAAGGATCCAGGACTTCATAGATCACTTCTTGGAGATGGACTTGCAACTATTTTCGCAGGTTTTGTAGGAGGACCTCCAAATACAACTTATGGAGAAAACATAGGAGTTATGGCAATAACTAGGGTTTATAGTGTATGGGTAATAGGAATAGCTGGTGTAATTGCGATAATATTATCTTTTATAGGACCGATAGCTGCTATAATTATAAATATGCCTCAGCCAGTCATGGGGGGAGTGAGTATACTACTATTTGGTATAATAGCTTCTTCTGGCTATAGAATATTTGTAGATGAAAAAATAGATTTTTCACTTAAAAGAAATCTTATGATAACTTCTGTAATGATAGTTCTTGGAGTAGGTGGAGCGTCACTTAACTTTAAGCTTGGCAATTCACCGGTAGTTATATCAGGTGTTGCACTTTCAGCTATTGTTGGAATTGTTTTGAATTTGATACTTCCAGAGAAAAGCTTGTCAGAGCAGTAA
- a CDS encoding Rqc2 family fibronectin-binding protein produces MALDGIYIHSILHELKNSLLGGKVSKINQPEKDEINLTIRTKLGNNIKLLISANPSYPKIHITDLVKTNPIKAPMFCMVLRKHLINSRILKINQIESDRIAVFDFETTDELGFNSIYKLYIEIMGRHSNITLVREHDNIIMDCIKHITPEVNRYRTLLPGCKFVLPPKSTKLNPFNFDIEDFKKYIEENNVSKNPNMFSKIFTGISSNFSKELYFNMEKYSDINSFFAYLKSMFDKIKNNEFYFASYSLNGYVKDFYCLKLTYIPDYEEKLYETPSKLVQDFYYLKDKTERLKNRSSDLQKIVNTNLERCKKKNEIYEDELKECMHKDLYKIYGELLTSNIYLLKKGDKNATVLNYYSPDNENITIKLDENKTPSENIQRYFKKYNKLKKTEKNAKVQIKNNNEEIDYLESVLTNIVNSETYAEIENIRQELIDTEYIRFSKRNKHKKAKTSKPMHVKSKDGIDIYIGKNNKENDYLTLKLADKRDIWFHTKKIPGSHVIVKNFGNVPDSTLEEAAAIAAYYSKARESSNVAVDYTEVKNIKKPSGAKPGMVIYYTNKTLYVNPKKPLS; encoded by the coding sequence ATGGCTCTAGATGGCATATATATTCACAGTATTTTACATGAACTTAAAAACAGCCTATTAGGCGGAAAAGTAAGTAAAATAAACCAGCCTGAAAAGGATGAAATAAATTTAACCATAAGAACTAAACTAGGAAATAATATAAAATTACTAATAAGTGCTAATCCTTCTTACCCTAAAATACATATCACAGACCTAGTAAAAACTAATCCTATAAAAGCTCCTATGTTCTGCATGGTTTTAAGGAAGCATCTTATAAATTCAAGAATTCTTAAAATAAACCAAATTGAAAGTGATAGAATAGCAGTATTTGATTTTGAAACTACAGATGAATTAGGATTTAATAGCATATATAAATTATATATAGAAATAATGGGACGTCACAGTAATATTACTCTTGTAAGGGAACATGACAATATAATAATGGACTGTATAAAACATATAACCCCTGAAGTAAATAGGTATAGAACTCTTCTGCCTGGCTGTAAATTTGTTCTTCCACCAAAAAGTACTAAACTCAATCCATTTAATTTTGATATTGAAGATTTCAAAAAATACATTGAAGAAAATAATGTTTCTAAAAATCCAAATATGTTTTCCAAAATATTTACAGGTATAAGCTCTAATTTTTCTAAAGAACTATACTTTAATATGGAAAAATACAGTGATATAAATTCATTTTTCGCATATTTAAAATCAATGTTTGACAAGATTAAAAATAATGAATTTTACTTTGCTTCTTATTCTTTAAATGGTTATGTCAAGGATTTTTATTGTCTAAAACTAACCTATATCCCGGATTATGAAGAAAAACTATATGAAACTCCTTCTAAGCTAGTTCAAGATTTTTATTATTTAAAAGATAAAACAGAAAGACTTAAAAATAGATCTTCTGATCTTCAAAAAATAGTGAACACAAATTTGGAAAGATGTAAGAAAAAAAATGAAATTTATGAAGATGAACTAAAAGAATGCATGCATAAAGATTTATACAAAATATACGGAGAACTCCTTACATCAAATATTTATCTTTTAAAAAAGGGTGACAAAAATGCAACCGTACTAAATTATTATTCACCTGACAATGAAAATATAACAATAAAATTGGATGAAAATAAAACACCTTCTGAAAATATACAGCGTTATTTCAAAAAATATAATAAGCTAAAAAAGACTGAAAAAAATGCTAAAGTACAAATAAAAAATAACAATGAAGAAATAGATTATCTCGAATCCGTTCTCACAAACATTGTAAACAGTGAAACATATGCTGAAATTGAAAATATACGCCAAGAACTTATAGATACTGAATATATAAGATTTTCTAAAAGAAATAAGCATAAAAAAGCAAAAACATCAAAACCTATGCACGTTAAATCAAAGGATGGAATAGACATATACATAGGGAAAAATAACAAAGAAAATGATTATTTAACATTGAAACTTGCAGATAAAAGGGATATATGGTTTCACACCAAAAAAATTCCTGGCTCTCATGTTATAGTTAAAAACTTCGGCAATGTACCAGATAGCACTCTTGAAGAGGCTGCAGCAATTGCAGCATACTATAGCAAGGCAAGGGAATCTTCTAATGTAGCAGTAGATTATACAGAAGTAAAAAATATAAAAAAACCATCTGGTGCTAAACCAGGAATGGTAATATACTATACCAATAAAACACTATACGTAAATCCAAAGAAACCACTATCGTAG